In Flavobacterium sp. WV_118_3, one DNA window encodes the following:
- a CDS encoding TIGR02117 family protein, whose translation MKIVKKSLQIVFRFLLGSIAFVIVYIVAVLLLSRIPVNSDRTHDAAEIPVYIMTNGVHTDIVVPVKNAIVDWTREIRFGHTRSQDSIANYIAFGWGDKGFYLDTPEWSDLKASTAFKAISGLGSSAMHTTFYRKIKEGNDCRKLLLTQAEYQQLTAYIAGSFKRNSDGKLQWITGYSYGKNDAFYEAKGAYNLFYTCNTWANNALKAGQQKACLWTVYDKGIFYHYEKEK comes from the coding sequence ATGAAAATCGTTAAAAAGAGCCTTCAAATTGTATTCCGGTTCCTGCTTGGAAGCATCGCTTTTGTAATCGTGTATATAGTGGCGGTACTGCTGTTGTCGCGGATTCCTGTTAATTCAGATAGAACACATGATGCTGCTGAAATTCCCGTTTATATTATGACGAATGGCGTGCATACAGATATTGTTGTTCCGGTTAAAAACGCTATCGTCGACTGGACGCGGGAAATTCGTTTCGGGCATACCCGATCGCAGGACAGTATTGCGAATTATATCGCCTTTGGATGGGGTGATAAAGGTTTTTATCTCGATACGCCCGAATGGTCGGATTTAAAAGCAAGTACGGCTTTTAAGGCTATTTCCGGACTCGGATCGTCGGCGATGCATACTACTTTTTACAGAAAAATAAAGGAAGGAAACGATTGTCGCAAATTGCTGCTTACACAAGCGGAATACCAACAGTTAACCGCATATATAGCCGGGAGTTTTAAGCGAAATTCCGACGGGAAATTACAATGGATAACAGGGTATAGTTATGGTAAAAACGATGCTTTTTACGAAGCAAAAGGGGCTTATAATCTGTTTTATACCTGTAATACCTGGGCGAATAACGCTCTAAAAGCCGGACAGCAGAAAGCCTGTTTATGGACGGTTTACGACAAAGGAATTTTTTACCATTACGAAAAAGAAAAATAA
- a CDS encoding NAD(P)H-dependent oxidoreductase — MKIIAFGGSNSHSSINKKLATYVAHLFENADIEVLDLNDYALPVFSVDLEKEIGHPKQAVDFLEKIGSAQLLVVSLAENNGNYSVAFKNIFDWCSRKHKDVFQDRPLLLMATSPGGRGGASVLEIAKNNLPRYGANIIATFSLPSFYENFDVDKVQISNILYDNQIKDIVKEFAF; from the coding sequence ATGAAAATAATTGCTTTCGGCGGGAGTAACAGCCATAGCTCCATTAATAAGAAATTAGCAACCTATGTCGCGCATTTATTCGAAAATGCCGATATCGAAGTTTTGGATTTAAACGATTATGCCTTGCCGGTTTTCAGTGTTGATTTGGAAAAGGAAATCGGACACCCAAAGCAGGCTGTGGATTTTTTGGAAAAAATAGGAAGTGCTCAGCTTCTGGTGGTTTCTTTGGCCGAAAATAATGGGAATTATTCGGTTGCTTTTAAAAATATTTTCGACTGGTGTTCGCGTAAACACAAAGATGTTTTTCAGGACAGACCCTTATTATTGATGGCGACATCACCCGGCGGACGAGGTGGTGCCAGTGTTTTGGAAATTGCAAAAAACAACCTGCCGCGATACGGTGCCAATATCATAGCAACGTTCTCATTGCCGAGTTTTTATGAAAATTTTGATGTAGATAAAGTTCAGATATCCAATATTTTATATGATAATCAGATAAAAGATATTGTAAAGGAATTCGCATTCTGA
- the ychF gene encoding redox-regulated ATPase YchF: protein MKAGIVGLPNVGKSTLFNCLSNAKAQSANFPFCTIEPNIGVVNVPDPRLEKLEELVQPERVQPATVDIVDIAGLVKGASKGEGLGNQFLGNIRECNAIIHVLRCFDNDNIVHVDGSVNPIRDKETIDIELQLKDLETVEKRLEKVKKAAKTGNKEAQVEEGLLSRIREALLAAKSARTVVPQTNDEEVLMEGFQLITAKPVLYVCNVDEGAAATGNAYVDQVRELVKDENAEVIVLAVGTEADITELETYEERKMFLEDLGLKEPGSSVLIRAAYKLLNQQTYFTAGVKEVRAWTINIGDTAPKAAGVIHTDFEKGFIRAEVIAYDDYVNFGSEAKVKEAGKLRVEGKEYIVKDGDVMHFRFNV from the coding sequence ATGAAAGCCGGAATTGTAGGATTACCAAATGTAGGAAAATCAACCTTGTTCAATTGTTTGTCAAATGCCAAAGCGCAAAGTGCTAACTTTCCGTTTTGTACGATCGAACCTAATATCGGAGTGGTAAACGTACCGGATCCGCGATTGGAAAAACTGGAAGAGCTGGTACAACCGGAGCGCGTGCAACCGGCTACTGTGGATATCGTAGATATCGCCGGTCTGGTAAAAGGAGCGAGCAAAGGAGAAGGATTGGGGAACCAGTTCTTAGGAAATATCCGCGAGTGTAATGCAATTATTCACGTATTGCGTTGTTTTGATAACGATAACATTGTTCACGTAGACGGAAGTGTAAACCCGATCCGCGATAAAGAAACAATCGATATCGAATTACAGTTAAAAGATCTTGAAACCGTTGAAAAAAGACTTGAAAAAGTAAAAAAAGCGGCTAAAACAGGAAATAAAGAAGCACAGGTGGAAGAAGGATTGCTAAGCCGCATCCGTGAAGCCTTGTTGGCTGCCAAATCAGCGCGTACCGTAGTGCCGCAAACCAATGACGAAGAGGTTTTGATGGAAGGTTTTCAATTGATCACGGCCAAACCGGTATTGTATGTTTGTAATGTTGACGAAGGTGCTGCAGCAACCGGAAATGCCTATGTGGATCAGGTTCGCGAACTGGTAAAAGATGAAAACGCTGAGGTAATCGTTTTGGCGGTTGGAACCGAAGCCGATATTACCGAGTTGGAAACCTACGAAGAACGTAAAATGTTCCTGGAAGATTTAGGGTTAAAAGAACCGGGGTCGTCTGTGTTAATTCGTGCGGCCTATAAATTACTAAACCAACAGACGTATTTTACGGCGGGTGTAAAAGAAGTACGTGCGTGGACAATCAATATTGGAGACACGGCGCCAAAAGCAGCCGGTGTAATCCATACGGATTTCGAAAAAGGATTTATCCGTGCCGAAGTAATCGCCTATGACGATTATGTGAATTTCGGATCGGAAGCCAAAGTAAAAGAAGCGGGAAAACTACGTGTTGAAGGAAAAGAATATATCGTAAAAGATGGTGATGTAATGCACTTCCGTTTTAACGTATAA
- a CDS encoding 4Fe-4S dicluster domain-containing protein, which yields MAIIITDECINCGACEPECPNTAIYEGADDWRYKDGTKLTGKIVLPDGTEIDAEAAQTPISDDIYYIVPGKCTECKGFHEEPQCAAVCPVDCCVPDDNHVESEEVLLQRQSFLHNE from the coding sequence ATGGCAATCATTATAACAGACGAATGTATCAATTGCGGGGCTTGCGAACCAGAGTGCCCGAATACTGCGATCTATGAAGGAGCCGACGATTGGCGCTATAAAGATGGTACAAAACTAACCGGTAAAATTGTACTTCCGGACGGAACGGAAATCGATGCGGAAGCGGCGCAAACGCCTATTTCGGATGATATTTATTATATCGTTCCCGGAAAGTGTACCGAATGTAAAGGGTTTCACGAAGAACCACAATGTGCAGCGGTTTGCCCGGTTGACTGTTGTGTTCCGGACGATAACCACGTGGAAAGCGAAGAAGTACTTTTACAACGACAGTCGTTTTTACACAACGAATAA